The region ACCGTGATTTCCTGATCCGCCTGGAAGTCCTCGTCGCGCTTCTTCAGTCCCGGCCGCGACAGGGAAGATTCGCGCGTTTCGTCATCGACCCATTCCCCCAGTTCGAACAGGGCTTCGGCGGTACGCGCCAATGACAGGCGCGCCGTGACCGCCACGCCCTCTTCCAAGCGCATGGCCAGGCCGCGCAGGACGGCCGCGGCGATCAGGTAGCCGGTGCCGTGGTCCAGCGCCTGCACGGGCATGGGCGTGGGTTTGTCCGCGCCGCGCCAGACCATGCCGGCGTGGGCGATGCCGCTGCTCATTTGCACCAGGCTGTCGAAACCGCGCCGGCCTTGCCAGGGGCCGCTCCAGGCGTAGGCATCCAGACTGACGTCGATCAACGCGGGGTTGATGCCGCGGCGCGCGGCCGGGTCGTAACCCAGGCCGTCAAGCGCGCCGGGCCGGTAACCGTGGACCAGCACGTCTGCCTGCTTGAGGAGAGCTTCGAATGTCGCGCGGTCTGCCTGGTCGCGCAGGTTCAGGCGGGCGCAACGCTTGCCCAAGGTGATGTCCGGCGCCAACGTTGGCTCGTCCCAGCCGGGCGGATCGATGCGCAGCACGTCGGCGCCGAAGGCTGCCAGGAAGCGGGTGGAGACAGGGCCGGCCAGGATGCGGGTCAGGTCGAGGACTTTCAGGCCCGTGAGGGGGCAGAGGGGATGGTCAGCTGGTTGCTGCTGCCCTTGCCCTTGCGGCTGCCGTTGCGCCGGCCGTTGCGGGCGCCATTGCGGAATGGCGGTCAAGGGGTGCCGGGTCCATGCGATCAGGGGCTCCGCCGCGACGGCCTGGCCTTGGGGATGGGCACGCCATTGCTCGCGGGTGTGCATGGCGGCCGCGCAGCCACCGGCGGCCACTACGGCGCGTTCCAGATCGTGCGCCGTCCAGCGCGCGACTGCCGCCGCGACGGACTCTCGCTCTTCGGCGCAGCCCAATACCGCGATGGCGGCCGCACGGTGTTTCGCCGCATTCGTGTGCAGGCGTATCCAGCCATCGGCAGTGCGATAGTCGCCGGCGACGCTGTCCCACGTCGGCGGCAACTCCCAGCCTGTTGGCCGGATCGACGTGCCGAACCATAGGCCGGTCAGGCGCCGATCGATCGTCAGGCGCGGGAGACGCGCGGAGGCACCGGATGCGTCGGTGCTCGCCGAGGCGTCTGCGCGAACAGCGGCAGCGGTCTCGCGGCCAGGCGCCGTGTGCAGCAGCGCCCGCAGCGCGGCGCCGGCCGCCGCGACGGTGCCGATGGCGAAGTCGTCGACCGGCAGGACGTAGGGCAATACGCCTTCGTTTTCGAAGGAAATGTTGTCCAGGGAACTGGGGGGCAATCCCAACGCATCCGCGGCCCGCCGCAAGAAAGCCCGGCAAATCGGGGCATCCGGAATTTCGACTTGATCCGTCATGGCTATATCCGTCCAGGTTCGCTTTAGAGGTCAGGCGTCAGGGCCAGGCTTGACAGCCCCAGAGCCGTACCGCCAGCATAAGCGCTGGGATATTGACGTCAATCTTGATGTAATTCATCAACATCAAATGAGGAAGTCGAAGGGCGCTCCGAGAAGGAGTTCCTTGCACGCTCCAAGGGGCAGTAGTTGAGGGGCTTCGCCCCTCAACACCTCCCGGATGGGGTAGGAAGGCTTCCTTCCTACCCTTCCACAGGGTGGTGGCTGTAAACGCATTCAACAGAAGGAAGAAAAAATGCCATGGCTGAATGCTCAAGACGCGCTGCGCATACTGGGTGTGCGCCCGCAAACCTTGTACGCCAACGTCAGCCGTGGCCGCATACGTGCGCGTCCGGATGCGCGTGACAGCCGCCGCAGCGAATATCGCGAAGAAGACGTCATGCGCCTGGCCAAGCAGGCGCGTGGTCGCCGCAAGGTCGCGACCATCGCGGCCGAGGCGATCGAATGGGGCGACCCCGTGCTGCCATCGTCGATCTCGACGGTGTTCGAAGGCCGCCACTGGTACCGAGGCCAGGACGCCATCCTGCTATCCGCCCGCGCCCCCCTGGAAGACATCGCCGCCCTGCTCTGGCAAACCGATCCGGTGTCATTCGCGACCTTGCCCAGCCCCCTCATCGCCCGACTACGCTCCGCCAAACCGCCATCGTCATCATCCGCAGTGGCCACCCGCGCCGCCACCGCGAGCCGCCCCTCGCCGGGCAGTACCGCGCCCCCGCAGCAATCCCTCGCACTCGCGGCGGGGCTCGTCGCCATGGCCCAGCGGGCTGGACAAGACCTGCCGACAAGCGGCCGCACGCACGCCCTGCTGCGCGCCGAGGCCCGCGATGTCATGGCCACGCTGTGCGCCGCCATGCTGGGCGCACCGGTTCCGACCGGAACCTCCCTGCACGATCACATCTGCGCATGCTGGCGCCAGCCGGCCGCCGCCACCTTCGTACGACGCGCCCTGGTACTGATGGCGGACCATGAATTGAACGCCTCAGCCTTCTCGGTACGCGTGACGATTTCCACCGGCGCCTCATTGGCGGCCGGCGTCCTGGCGGGCCTGTCCGCGCTGTCCGGCCCGCTGCATGCCGGCGCCACGCAGGCCGTCGCCGCGCTCGCCGAAGCCGCGCGCCAGTCCGGCGCCGAAGCGGCGGTGCGCGCCTGCTTGAGCCAGGGACGCCCGGTGCCCGGCTTCGGCCACCCCTTGTATCCGGACGGCGATCCCCGCGCCGCCGCCCTGCTGGCGACCGCCAAGCCGCCGCTCCATTACCGTCGCCTGGCCGATTATGTCGAGCAGAGCGTAGGCGAAATCGCCAGCGTGGACTATGCCCTCGCCGCCGGTTGCGCCCGCCATGGCCTGCCGCCCGATGCCCCCTTCGTCCTGTTCGCCCTGGGCCGCTGCGTCGGCTGGCTGGCCCACGCCCTCGAACAAGCCGAAGCCCAAAGGCTTATCCGCCCCCGCGCCCGCTACGTCGGCGTCCCGCCCGCCGCTTAATGCTCGCCGACGAGCGCGAGGCCCGCGGCACGAGGCCCGCGGCGCGGTGCCCGCCGCACGCAAAGCCTTGGCAGCCAATCCGCGAGCGCTCGACCTATGCGCGGGCAAAGTCCCCACCAAATCTTGCCTCTCGCGATAAGAAAGCATTGCCGGCAAGTGCAAGAGTAGGCATCGCTCACCCCCCTACACTGGACCGGACAGCTACTTACGGAGCACCGCATGTTCAGACGTCTACTGGCGACCTTCCTGGTCTGCATGGCCGGGCCCTCGGCCGCCGCCGAACCCGAACCCGCCAACCGCGACTTGCTCATACACGGCGCGTACGTGATGACGATGGACCCCGACCTGGGCGACATCGAGAATGGTGACGTCCTGATCCGCGCCGGACGTATCGCCGCGGTCGGCCGCGGTCTGAAGGCCGAAGGCGTTCGGCGCATCGACGCGCACGGCATGGTCGTCCTGCCGGGCTTCGTCGATGCACACACGCATTTGTACGTCACGACGATGCGCGGCCAATTCCGCAATGCCAACGGCCAGTTTTTCCCCGTCAGCTCGCGCCTGGCGCGCGCCATGCAGCCGAATGACGTCCGGGTCGCCATGTACACAGGCGCGCTGGAGCTGCTGCAATCCGGTGTCACCACCACCGGCGACTTCTTCGACAACGTGCTGACGAAGGAACACGGGCAAGCCGGCCTGGACGGTCTGAACGCGGCAGGCATACGGGCCATCCTCTACCTCGGCGGTCCGGACAAGACCACACAACACCCCATCGATCTCACCCAACTGGCTGAACTGGCGCACAAACAAGGCGCCGACGCACGGGTGCAAATAGGCCTGGCCTGGCGCCTGCCCCGCAACCGCGAAGACGCCGCGAACTGGGCCATGCGGCAGAAGGAATACGACACGGCGCGCCAGCTTGCCCTGCCCATCCAGGTCCACGTCAGCGGCGAGCCCGGCCCCATGTTCGACGCCTTGATCCAGCGCGGCTATCTCTATCCCGACCTGACGGTGGTGCACGCCACCGATGCCACCCCTGCTCAGTTGCAAGCCTTGGAAAAGGCGGGCGCCAGCGCCGTGCTGACGCCGGTCAGCGAACACCGGGTCGGCTACGGCCTGACGCGACTCGATCACTTCCTGTCCGTGGGCCGTCTGGGCCTGGGGCTGGATGGCAATGCCCTGGCCGGCAGCGCGGACATGTTCTCGACCCTGAGGCTGGCAGCGCTGACCTGGAGCGGCGCCACGCGCGACGAAAAAGCCCCCGATCCCCGCCAACTGCTGCAACTGGCCACGCGCGGCGGCGCGCAAGCGATGGGGCTGCAAAAGGAGATCGGCACGCTGGCGCCGGGCAAACGCGCGGACCTGCAGATCGTCGATCTGGCGGCGCTGAATTTCAGTGGCTATGGCGGCGGCGACCCGGCGGCCCTGCTGGTGTACTCAGCTCATCCGGAAAATGTGCGCACCGTCCTGGTGGACGGCCGGCCCGTCAAGGAGGACGGGCGCCTGGTCGGCGTCGATGCCGCCGACGTCGTCGAGCAGGCCAATGCATCCGCCCGCGCGCTGTTGGACCGGGCCCCGCCACCGCAGAGCCAGGCCCGCATCGATGGCAAGACCTCTCGATAACAACGCTTCTCGTTGACAACACTTCTGTCACATGGAGGGACTACCCTGATCTTCAGGCAGCCGTCTGCCAAGAAAGGAGTCCGCGATGTACAAGGGCGAGCGATTCAATATCGGCACGCACCTGCTCGGCTTTTGCGTGGCCATCGCGGGCGTGGTCTGGCTTGGCCTGCGGCTGGGACACACGCCGGCCAGCGCGGGTGACGTCGCGGGCTATGTCATGTATGCCATCGGTTTGCTGATGGTCTATTTCACGTCCACGCTGTTTCATGGCTCGCGCGGGCGCGGCAAGGCCTTCTGGGCAACGGCCGACCATTGCGCCATCTACATGCTGATCGCCGGCACGTACACGGGCATGGCGCTGCAATGCCTGCACGGCGGCCTGCTCTACGCCCTGTTGACGGGTGTCTGGCTGCTGGCCGCGTATGGCGTGAGCACCGAAATGCGCGCCCCGCGCAGCAGCAAGCCCTCCCTGCGGCGCTACCTGCTGGTGGGCTGGATGGTCGTGGGCGCATTGATACCCGTCATGGACAGCATGAACGCCCTCAGCCTGGCCGCGCTGCTGGCCGGCGCGGCGATATACAGCGCCGGCACCTTCTTCTACCGCAATCCCCGCGGATGGAAGCATGCCCACGGCATCTGGCACCTTTTCGTCCTGGCAGGCAGCGCCTGCCATTACTTCGCCATCATGGCCTTGCTGCAGGTGGCCAGAGCCGCATAAGGCCGATCAGACGCTGACCGTCAAGGTCGCGTCGATGTTGCCGTGGGCCATCTGCGAATACGGGCAGATCTTGTTGGCCGCCTCGACCACGGCTTGCGCGGTTTCGCGTGACAGGCCGGGCAGGCTTACCGCCAGACGGGCCTGCAGGAAGAAGCCGCCTTCCCCTGAACCCAGATCCACTTCCGCATCGACCGCCACGTCCGCCGGCACGGTGACGTTCAGCTCCTTGGCCGCGCGTCCCATCGCGCCGATGAAGCAGGCCGACCATCCAGCCGCGAACATCTGCTCCGGGTTCGTGCCCGGGCCATTGCTGCCCGGGGGCGACAGCTTGACGTCAAGGCGACCGTCATCGCTCTTGGTATAGCCTTCGCGGCCGCCAGTGGTGCGGGTCTTGCCGGTGTAGATGACCTTGTCGATCTTGCTCATGGTTCGTCCTTTGAAAGAGGGAAACGATAATTTAGTTATCACGATAATTACTGTGAAGCGAACTATATCCAGATTGCCTGCCTCATGCAACTACAATAATGATTATTTCGATAATTAATTTCAGGCACTGTCATGACCAGGAAATCCCACAACGACCGCGACATCGCGAAGCTGGGCGACTTCATGTGCTTCGCCGTCTATTCCACGAACCTCGCCTATTCGCGCGTCTACAAGCCCGTGCTGGAAAAGCTGGGCCTGACCTACCCCCAGTACGTCACGATCATCTGCCTGTGGGAAGAGGACAACCAGACCGTCAAAGGCCTGAGCGAAAAGCTGTTCCTGGAGCCCAGCACGATGACCCCCATGCTGAAGCGCCTGGAAGCCATGGGCTATGTGCGGCGCGCACGCGACAGCCAGGACGAGCGCAGCGTGCGCATCACGCTGACCGACACCGGCCGGGAACTGCGGGAGCAAGCGCTCGCCTACCGCGAGATCACCGCCAAGGCGACGGGCCTGGCGCCCGAGGAATTCCGGATATTGCAGAAAGCCATCGTCAACCTGCGCGGCAATCTGATGGACGCGGCCCCGCGCTATCATGGCGGCTGACCCGGATAAGGAAAGCAACCCGCATGGCCGACAAACTGCGCCTCGATAAATGGCTATGGGCCGCGCGCTTCTACAAGACGCGCAGCCTGGCCGTCGATGAAATCGGCAAAGGCCGGGTGCTGGTCAACGACCAGCCCGCCAAGCCGGCGCGCGAAGTCGGCCCGGGCGACACCATCACGCTGCGCAAGGAAACACCGGCGATGCAGGTCCGCGTGATGGCCGTCAGCGCGGTACGGGGCCCCGCGCCCGTGGCCCGCACCCTCTACGAAGAAACGCCGGAGAGCGCGGCGGCCCGCGCCCAGGCGGCGGAGATGCGCCGCCTTGCGCCCGAGCCCGCGCAAACCATCAGCGATGGCCGCCCGACCAAGCGCGACCGGCGGCTGATCGACATGATGCGCGGCAAGTAGCCGCCCTTCACTGCTCCCGCACGAAGCGGTTGCGCAAGACACCCAGCCCCGTCAGGGACACTTCCACCACATCGCCGTCGACCAGGTCGGGCGAATGGCCATCGGTGCCCATCCACAGGATGTCGCCGGGATACAGCGTCAGGTAGCGGCTCATCGTGCTGATGAAGGTGTCGATGCCGAACAGCATGTCATTGGTGTGGAAGCGCGTGCTCTCCTTGCCGTTGAGCGTGACCACGGTTTCCATGCGCGCCACATCCACGTCCGTTTCTATCCACGGCCCCATGGGCTTGAACGTGTCGGAATTCTTGGACCGCCAGAACGTGCGGTCGGACTTCTGCCAGTTGCGCTCGCTGACGTCGTTGCCCATGGTGTAGCCGAACACGCAGGAACGGGCCTGCTCCGGCGTCAGGTTGCGCGCCCGCTTGCCGATGACCACGACCAGCTCGCCTTCGTAATGCACCTTGGTGGCGTCGGCGGGCATGATGACATCCTGGCCATGCGCGATCAGGGCATTGTTGGCGCGGTACCCGACATCAGGCTTGTCCGGAATCTTCAGCCCTTCCGTGGCGATGTGCCTGGTGTAGTTCAAGCCCACGCAGTAGAAGGTCGGCGGGACCACCGGCACGTCCAGGCGCACGTCATCCAGGCGCAGGATGTCGCCGGTTGGCTCGGATCCCAAAAAGGGATCGCCCCGCACGGGCAGCACACGGTCGTTCTCATCGAGTTGCGCGTAGAACGCGTTCGTCGATCCCGCGTGCACGGCTCCCTCTTGCCCGCGCTCTCCGCCCTCCAGATGGGCACGTATCCATTTCATGCTGGTCTCCTCGACTGTGTTGGTTTGCAGGTACGCCCGCCTTTACCGCGCTGCCGCCGCGAACGTGGGTTCGTCCCCGCGCATTTCCTTGATCAACCATGCGTCGCCGACGCGGGCCAGGTCGATATACATGGTGCGTACGTTCTCGAACCCCGTCAGCGGGGACGGCCCTTGTGGGGCACTGCCACTGTCATGCCGCAACACCAGCATATACGCCCGCATGCGGCAGTGGCCGTCATCCACGCTGTCCGCCAGCAGATTGACGATCAGATGATGGATGCGTTGCGTCTTCGAGCGCGGCGCCAGCGCGTCCAGTACCGCCTGCCGGCTGTTGAGCACCTTGCCCTGCCGATGCCACGCCGCGCCAGGCGCCAACCTGTCCGCCAGCGCTTCGTAGCGGCTGTCATCCAGGTCGCGATAGAACGCCATCACCTGGTTGTGGCACTGCATCAGCGCGGCGGCGTTATCGCCCGGACCGCGGCCCGTGGATTTTTCTGTATCGACCATATTCAATTCTCCTCCAGCAATTCGGCCTGCATGGACGCGGCCCAGGCGCGGGCCGCGGGATGCAGGCAAGGAACAAAGGGTGGAAAGGGTTGGGGCAGGCGCAGCACGTCGGTATCGATCGCGTCCAGCCGAGGCGTGCCGCACAACTGCATGGTGCGCGCCAGTTCATCGCGCAGGATCGCCAGCGCCTTGGAGGCCCCTGCTTCGCCGCCGGCCAGCACGCCATAGAGCGTCGCGCGGCCCGTCAACACGCCGGCCGCGCCCAAGGCGATGGCCTTGTAGATGTCGCTGCCGCGCCGCACGCCACCGTCCAGCAACACCGGCACACGGCCGGCGGCGGCGGCGACGATCTCGGGCAGCGCCCACAGCGCGGCAATGCCGCCATCGAGCTGGCGCCCGCCGTGGTTGGACACCACCAGCGCATCGGCCCCCAGCCGCACGATGGCATCGACGTCACCACCATGCACCACACCCTTGACGATCAGCTTGCCCGGCCAACGGTCACGCAGACGGGCCAGCGCGGCAAAGTCGAAGGACGGATCGTAATTGCGCCCCGCCACCGACCGCATGGCCTTGCGGTCCGACGCCACCTGGTTCAAGCCTACCAGGCTGGGCATCACTGGAGGGCGCCGCAACAGCATGTCCAGCGACCAGGCGGGCTTGCGGGCGAACTGGAAGAAATTGCGCGGCCGGATCTTCATCGGAAAGGCCAGGCCATGCGCAAGATCGCGTTCGCGCTTGCCGCCTACGGGCAGGTCCACCGTGATGACCAGGGCTTCGTAGCCGGCGGCGCCGGCCCTTGCGATCAGGTCATGCAGGCGGTCCTTGTCCTGCAGGATGTAGGCCTGGAACCAGAGCCGTCCTGGCGCCTTGTCGGCGATATCTTCGATGGACGCGGTGGCCGATGTGGACAGCGCATACGGAATACCGGCAGCGGCGGCCGCGCGGGCCAGCATCACGTCGCCGCCGCGCCAGCCGAAGCCGACCGCGCCGGTGGGGCCGATCGCCAGCG is a window of Bordetella sp. N DNA encoding:
- a CDS encoding CoA transferase, which translates into the protein MTDQVEIPDAPICRAFLRRAADALGLPPSSLDNISFENEGVLPYVLPVDDFAIGTVAAAGAALRALLHTAPGRETAAAVRADASASTDASGASARLPRLTIDRRLTGLWFGTSIRPTGWELPPTWDSVAGDYRTADGWIRLHTNAAKHRAAAIAVLGCAEERESVAAAVARWTAHDLERAVVAAGGCAAAMHTREQWRAHPQGQAVAAEPLIAWTRHPLTAIPQWRPQRPAQRQPQGQGQQQPADHPLCPLTGLKVLDLTRILAGPVSTRFLAAFGADVLRIDPPGWDEPTLAPDITLGKRCARLNLRDQADRATFEALLKQADVLVHGYRPGALDGLGYDPAARRGINPALIDVSLDAYAWSGPWQGRRGFDSLVQMSSGIAHAGMVWRGADKPTPMPVQALDHGTGYLIAAAVLRGLAMRLEEGVAVTARLSLARTAEALFELGEWVDDETRESSLSRPGLKKRDEDFQADQEITVWGPAQRARPMLDLAGVPMRWDFPAGPLGVAKAEWQDASAGQDGV
- a CDS encoding citrate/2-methylcitrate synthase, which gives rise to MPWLNAQDALRILGVRPQTLYANVSRGRIRARPDARDSRRSEYREEDVMRLAKQARGRRKVATIAAEAIEWGDPVLPSSISTVFEGRHWYRGQDAILLSARAPLEDIAALLWQTDPVSFATLPSPLIARLRSAKPPSSSSAVATRAATASRPSPGSTAPPQQSLALAAGLVAMAQRAGQDLPTSGRTHALLRAEARDVMATLCAAMLGAPVPTGTSLHDHICACWRQPAAATFVRRALVLMADHELNASAFSVRVTISTGASLAAGVLAGLSALSGPLHAGATQAVAALAEAARQSGAEAAVRACLSQGRPVPGFGHPLYPDGDPRAAALLATAKPPLHYRRLADYVEQSVGEIASVDYALAAGCARHGLPPDAPFVLFALGRCVGWLAHALEQAEAQRLIRPRARYVGVPPAA
- a CDS encoding amidohydrolase family protein, with protein sequence MFRRLLATFLVCMAGPSAAAEPEPANRDLLIHGAYVMTMDPDLGDIENGDVLIRAGRIAAVGRGLKAEGVRRIDAHGMVVLPGFVDAHTHLYVTTMRGQFRNANGQFFPVSSRLARAMQPNDVRVAMYTGALELLQSGVTTTGDFFDNVLTKEHGQAGLDGLNAAGIRAILYLGGPDKTTQHPIDLTQLAELAHKQGADARVQIGLAWRLPRNREDAANWAMRQKEYDTARQLALPIQVHVSGEPGPMFDALIQRGYLYPDLTVVHATDATPAQLQALEKAGASAVLTPVSEHRVGYGLTRLDHFLSVGRLGLGLDGNALAGSADMFSTLRLAALTWSGATRDEKAPDPRQLLQLATRGGAQAMGLQKEIGTLAPGKRADLQIVDLAALNFSGYGGGDPAALLVYSAHPENVRTVLVDGRPVKEDGRLVGVDAADVVEQANASARALLDRAPPPQSQARIDGKTSR
- a CDS encoding hemolysin III family protein — translated: MYKGERFNIGTHLLGFCVAIAGVVWLGLRLGHTPASAGDVAGYVMYAIGLLMVYFTSTLFHGSRGRGKAFWATADHCAIYMLIAGTYTGMALQCLHGGLLYALLTGVWLLAAYGVSTEMRAPRSSKPSLRRYLLVGWMVVGALIPVMDSMNALSLAALLAGAAIYSAGTFFYRNPRGWKHAHGIWHLFVLAGSACHYFAIMALLQVARAA
- a CDS encoding organic hydroperoxide resistance protein; the encoded protein is MSKIDKVIYTGKTRTTGGREGYTKSDDGRLDVKLSPPGSNGPGTNPEQMFAAGWSACFIGAMGRAAKELNVTVPADVAVDAEVDLGSGEGGFFLQARLAVSLPGLSRETAQAVVEAANKICPYSQMAHGNIDATLTVSV
- a CDS encoding MarR family winged helix-turn-helix transcriptional regulator, with translation MTRKSHNDRDIAKLGDFMCFAVYSTNLAYSRVYKPVLEKLGLTYPQYVTIICLWEEDNQTVKGLSEKLFLEPSTMTPMLKRLEAMGYVRRARDSQDERSVRITLTDTGRELREQALAYREITAKATGLAPEEFRILQKAIVNLRGNLMDAAPRYHGG
- a CDS encoding RNA-binding S4 domain-containing protein, which gives rise to MADKLRLDKWLWAARFYKTRSLAVDEIGKGRVLVNDQPAKPAREVGPGDTITLRKETPAMQVRVMAVSAVRGPAPVARTLYEETPESAAARAQAAEMRRLAPEPAQTISDGRPTKRDRRLIDMMRGK
- a CDS encoding fumarylacetoacetate hydrolase family protein, with the translated sequence MKWIRAHLEGGERGQEGAVHAGSTNAFYAQLDENDRVLPVRGDPFLGSEPTGDILRLDDVRLDVPVVPPTFYCVGLNYTRHIATEGLKIPDKPDVGYRANNALIAHGQDVIMPADATKVHYEGELVVVIGKRARNLTPEQARSCVFGYTMGNDVSERNWQKSDRTFWRSKNSDTFKPMGPWIETDVDVARMETVVTLNGKESTRFHTNDMLFGIDTFISTMSRYLTLYPGDILWMGTDGHSPDLVDGDVVEVSLTGLGVLRNRFVREQ
- a CDS encoding nuclear transport factor 2 family protein, coding for MVDTEKSTGRGPGDNAAALMQCHNQVMAFYRDLDDSRYEALADRLAPGAAWHRQGKVLNSRQAVLDALAPRSKTQRIHHLIVNLLADSVDDGHCRMRAYMLVLRHDSGSAPQGPSPLTGFENVRTMYIDLARVGDAWLIKEMRGDEPTFAAAAR
- a CDS encoding alpha-hydroxy acid oxidase, which gives rise to MTRSVDDCYSIERLRQLARARLPRPIFDFFDGGAEDELTLKDNAAAYAGVRLAPRVLRDVAHIDLAGSLLGRPAAMPLAIGPTGAVGFGWRGGDVMLARAAAAAGIPYALSTSATASIEDIADKAPGRLWFQAYILQDKDRLHDLIARAGAAGYEALVITVDLPVGGKRERDLAHGLAFPMKIRPRNFFQFARKPAWSLDMLLRRPPVMPSLVGLNQVASDRKAMRSVAGRNYDPSFDFAALARLRDRWPGKLIVKGVVHGGDVDAIVRLGADALVVSNHGGRQLDGGIAALWALPEIVAAAAGRVPVLLDGGVRRGSDIYKAIALGAAGVLTGRATLYGVLAGGEAGASKALAILRDELARTMQLCGTPRLDAIDTDVLRLPQPFPPFVPCLHPAARAWAASMQAELLEEN